The following proteins are co-located in the Palaemon carinicauda isolate YSFRI2023 chromosome 3, ASM3689809v2, whole genome shotgun sequence genome:
- the LOC137633214 gene encoding transformer-2 protein homolog alpha-like: protein MVRLQTLPETIGLERDLNIFIERSKTEGVGDISHRILRQTRSLASSFQLSQQDKAKEFNVFLTGAAGNVRLNALDTGLIKRVFLFKRSHTYIKGGGGGEGGGGGRGEGGEGGGGGGGGGTKYPSSWLL from the exons atggtgagattgcagacactaccagaaactataggGCTTGAGCGGGACCTGAATATCTTCATAGAAAGGAGTAAAACTGAAGGAGTAG gagatatatctcATAGGATACTCCGTCAAACAAGATCCTTGGCATCATCCTTCCAACTTTCCCAGCAAGATAAAGCAAAGGAGTTCAACGTATTCCTCACAGGAGCAGCAGGAAACGTTCGCTTAAATGCTTTGGATACtggtctcattaagagggtcttctTATTCAAGAGAAGCCATACCTAtatcaaaggaggaggaggaggagaaggaggaggaggaggaagaggagaaggaggagaaggaggaggaggaggaggaggaggaggcacaaaATATCCGTCGTCATGGTTACTGTGA